A single Actinomadura algeriensis DNA region contains:
- a CDS encoding HEXXH motif domain-containing protein, translated as MILTRHEIPERIFRALASGGGGAEAVELLNRAQYSKRLLLLRGIRDAAGTAVWHAYDLLARIQETDPDAVETVLRYPTVGEWARRTLLVLTGRERGTANPEEFNALAAAAAIRAGHSCAIMVPSRGGAIVLPSLGRALISRENLVRVNPWGTVIGTSADTLRIPADPHEDARDWQAVRRLPGGLLLDDHDPDRMPGGTALPRRLTITELDHWRTTLTEARRILATHHPTAAEETAAAATVLTPLIAPEHGQSSATPKHAFGNIGISTPPDPLFLAVTLAHEVQHTKLTGLLDVVPLTRPDDGSRYYAPWRTDPRPVSGLLQGAYAHLGIAAFWRTQRHHETGDSALRAQADFARWRTATDLIVRTLAATGALTPDGERFVAGMAETLAPWLDEPVPSKALALGGDAAARHLATWRAAHGDPPALQNL; from the coding sequence ATGATCCTCACCCGGCACGAGATCCCCGAGCGGATCTTCCGCGCCCTCGCCTCGGGAGGCGGCGGAGCCGAAGCCGTCGAACTGCTCAACCGAGCGCAGTACAGCAAACGCCTGCTGCTCCTGCGCGGCATCCGCGACGCCGCGGGCACCGCCGTATGGCATGCCTACGACCTCCTGGCACGCATCCAGGAGACGGACCCGGATGCAGTCGAGACCGTCCTGCGTTACCCCACCGTCGGTGAATGGGCCCGCCGCACCCTCCTCGTCCTCACCGGCCGGGAGCGGGGCACCGCGAACCCGGAGGAGTTCAACGCGCTCGCCGCCGCCGCCGCGATCCGCGCCGGGCATTCCTGCGCGATCATGGTCCCCTCCCGCGGCGGCGCGATCGTCCTGCCGTCCCTGGGCCGCGCCCTGATCTCGCGGGAGAACCTCGTCCGCGTGAACCCCTGGGGCACCGTGATCGGTACCTCGGCCGACACCCTCCGCATTCCCGCCGACCCGCACGAGGACGCCCGCGACTGGCAGGCCGTCCGGCGCCTCCCCGGTGGTCTCCTCCTCGACGACCACGACCCCGACCGGATGCCCGGCGGCACCGCCCTTCCCCGCCGGCTCACCATCACCGAACTCGACCATTGGCGGACGACCCTCACCGAAGCCCGGCGAATCCTCGCGACCCACCACCCCACCGCGGCCGAGGAGACGGCCGCGGCCGCGACCGTCCTCACCCCGCTCATCGCCCCGGAGCACGGCCAGTCCAGCGCCACCCCCAAGCACGCCTTCGGCAACATCGGCATCTCGACGCCGCCCGACCCGCTGTTCCTCGCCGTCACCCTCGCCCACGAAGTCCAGCACACCAAGCTCACCGGTCTGCTCGACGTCGTCCCGCTGACCCGCCCCGACGACGGCTCGCGCTACTACGCGCCCTGGCGCACCGATCCGCGTCCCGTCTCCGGACTGCTCCAGGGCGCGTACGCGCACCTCGGCATCGCCGCGTTCTGGCGCACCCAGCGCCACCACGAAACCGGCGACTCCGCCCTGCGCGCCCAGGCGGACTTCGCCCGCTGGCGCACCGCTACGGACCTGATCGTGCGCACCCTCGCCGCCACCGGCGCCCTCACCCCGGACGGCGAACGCTTCGTCGCCGGGATGGCCGAGACCCTCGCGCCCTGGCTGGACGAGCCCGTGCCGTCCAAGGCCCTCGCCCTCGGCGGCGACGCCGCCGCCCGCCACCTGGCGACCTGGCGAGCCGCCCACGGCGACCCGCCCGCCCTGCAGAACCTCTAG